Proteins encoded by one window of Salicibibacter halophilus:
- a CDS encoding AraC family transcriptional regulator — protein MNTLETMNEAIHYIENHLTETVDFSEVARVARCSQYHFQRMFSFLAGVTLSEYIRRRRLTMAAFELENSETKVIDVALKYGYHSPDSFARAFQSQHGVTPTEAKGKGTSLKAFPRMAFQLSIEGGKEMNYRIEEKAAFQVVGKKKKVNLIYEGVNPEIAEFVESISDSTFNQIESLSDREPSGLLSVSANFTEDRSKKGQLDYYLAAATTKQAPENLDQLDVSALTWAVFTIEGPFPKALQDVWGRIFSEWLPSSDYELAEGPEILWNEEGAKEGRTAKSEIWMPVAKK, from the coding sequence ATGAACACTTTGGAGACAATGAACGAAGCGATTCATTATATTGAAAACCATTTGACGGAAACGGTCGATTTCAGTGAGGTAGCGAGAGTTGCTCGCTGTTCCCAGTATCATTTTCAACGGATGTTTTCTTTTCTTGCCGGAGTAACGCTCTCCGAATATATTCGGCGCAGGCGATTGACAATGGCTGCTTTTGAATTGGAAAACAGTGAAACGAAAGTGATTGATGTCGCGTTGAAATATGGCTATCATTCGCCTGACTCATTTGCAAGGGCGTTTCAAAGCCAGCATGGAGTGACACCCACGGAAGCAAAGGGGAAAGGCACCTCGTTAAAAGCCTTCCCGCGAATGGCCTTTCAATTATCCATCGAAGGAGGAAAAGAAATGAACTATCGGATAGAGGAAAAAGCCGCTTTTCAAGTAGTGGGGAAGAAGAAAAAAGTGAACCTGATCTACGAGGGGGTGAACCCTGAAATTGCCGAATTCGTAGAGAGCATAAGCGATAGCACCTTTAACCAAATCGAATCACTCTCTGATCGAGAACCTTCCGGTCTGCTAAGTGTAAGTGCTAATTTCACGGAAGATCGATCAAAAAAAGGGCAATTGGATTATTACTTGGCGGCTGCTACCACGAAGCAAGCACCTGAAAATTTGGATCAGCTGGATGTTTCTGCACTCACATGGGCGGTATTTACAATAGAGGGACCATTCCCGAAAGCCCTTCAGGATGTATGGGGGCGTATTTTTTCGGAATGGTTGCCTTCGTCCGACTATGAACTCGCGGAAGGACCGGAAATCCTTTGGAATGAGGAGGGCGCCAAGGAAGGAAGAACGGCGAAAAGCGAAATATGGATGCCGGTGGCGAAAAAATAA
- a CDS encoding topoisomerase C-terminal repeat-containing protein: MRYIGKCPLCGEDIVDKGKVYGCTAYDYTDCGFMIPKEKGKKNITPIMAKQLLNEGKTNKVKNF; encoded by the coding sequence GTGAGATACATTGGTAAATGCCCGTTATGTGGGGAAGATATTGTTGATAAAGGGAAAGTGTATGGTTGTACTGCATATGACTATACAGATTGTGGATTTATGATACCTAAAGAAAAGGGAAAGAAAAACATCACGCCCATTATGGCAAAGCAGTTATTAAATGAAGGGAAAACAAACAAGGTCAAGAATTTTTAA